Proteins co-encoded in one Papaver somniferum cultivar HN1 chromosome 5, ASM357369v1, whole genome shotgun sequence genomic window:
- the LOC113280227 gene encoding probable LRR receptor-like serine/threonine-protein kinase At1g53430 yields the protein MRWIKDLTHKNFSLSIKDHDGGVTNTKTKGKKITAAEGIQGGNFSYKQIKAATKDFKPANKNGEGGFGSVYKGKLPDGRAIAVKVISPNSMRGEKEFLSEINTISRHPNIVELFGHCVATDNKFVSVYQYLANGSLDNALFRNKNLKKRLNWEIRVKICIDI from the exons ATGAGATGGATAAaagatttgactcacaaaaaTTTCAGTCTGTCAATCAAGGATCATGATGGTGGTGTTACAAATACTAAAACCAAAGGGAAAAAGATAACAGCTGCAGAAGGAATCCAAGGTGGGAATTTCAGTTACAAACAGATTAAAGCTGCTACAAAAGATTTCAAACCTGCTAACAAGAATGGTGAAGGTGGTTTTGGATCAGTTTATAAG GGAAAACTCCCTGATGGAAGGGCAATTGCAGTGAAGGTCATATCTCCAAATTCAATGCGAGGAGAGAAAGAATTTCTCAGTGAAATAAACACAATATCAAGACACCCAAATATAGTTGAATTGTTTGGCCATTGTGTTGCAACGGATAACAAGTTCGTATCAGTGTACCAATACCTGGCTAATGGAAGTTTAGACAATGCATTATTTCGCAATAAAAATCTTAAGAAGAGACTGAACTGGGAGATTAGAGTTAAAATCTGCATCGATATATAG
- the LOC113283843 gene encoding protein EARLY RESPONSIVE TO DEHYDRATION 15-like isoform X1, whose protein sequence is MVMDIMSAPTLSTSSLNPNAPLFVPRAYQAVEDYSDEWWELIQSSPWFRDYWLKECFQDPSQYSPSSDDHLFNNIDEAVFDAFTNQDEDDVEDQEEEVEKNYYKDLISFGVLKWRKSQGLAEKSPKYEKAPKFVKMQVNPRPIQQPR, encoded by the exons ATGGTAATGGATATCATGTCTGCTCCAACATTGTCAACTTCATCACTGAATCCGAATGCTCCATTGTTCGTACCAAGAGCTTACCAAGCTGTTGAGGATTACTCAGATGAATGGTGGGAGCTCATCCAATCTTCACCCTGGTTCCGTGATTACTGGCTCAAAGAATGCTTCCAAGATCCTTCTCAGTACTCTCCTTCTTCAGATGATCATCTCTTCAATAACATCGATGAAGCCGTCTTCGATGCATTCACCAATC aagatgaggatgatgtgGAAGATCAGGAGGAAGAAGTGGAGAAGAATTACTACAAGGATCTGATTTCGTTCGGAGTTCTGAAATGGAGGAAATCTCAAGGTCTTGCTGAGAAAAGCCCCAAGTATGAGAAAGCTCCTAAGTTTGTTAAGATGCAGGTTAACCCAAGGCCCATCCAGCAACCTAGGTAG
- the LOC113283842 gene encoding uncharacterized protein LOC113283842: MAPEYSKHGYLTEKADVYCFGVVVLELMSGMSWRGKRYLGRSQHLLEIAKDVKMKQNLTSQLDQDLTNVSENEAIIVLDLAMLCTSDSPKARPDMSDVVKTLEGMNVINTLVVQLESDDLTGVTSDEMALSHFSVNYLEIVTDPGNAPTTSENEVTMISESCELISVAKDDKSGDEKDGVVFQSSGHFSLMEVNNTKSTAVIWDYIAAPKDLKRDVGQDEIPIRSSHVASDSTKLHSHVKASIGEGADDSKSSVICTNIPTSETLVSYAKEASTSSTLDDITELGDEDELEYIKPHFEEGKYHIECSNEEFKVGCNKWKNSLVGYFLSEDGTFDVDKEVVAEVVLRETMVNVSVFSIRNEYYLFPFSRVEDRTKVLESSSLLHIKGNPLVLIKWDWKLTFDKAETMKCIPIWVKIYNLPLFLWNPSCLSKVVSAFGIPICADQKTKKQHRLDYARVYMKVTASKPLLDSFLISVKGIDYLLNLEYDWKPLRCTNCFTFGHTELKCKLKLEVKQD, from the exons ATGGCTCCTGAATATTCGAAGCACGGTTACTTAACTGAGAAAGCAGATGTCTACTGTTTCGGAGTAGTGGTGCTGGAACTTATGAGCGGAATGAGTTGGAGAGGAAAGCGTTATTTAGGCAGATCGCAACACCTTCTAGAAATC GCCAAAGATGTAAAGATGAAGCAAAATCTTACATCACAATTGGACCAAGACTTGACTAACGTTTCGGAGAATGAAGCTATAATAGTGTTAGATTTGGCAATGTTATGCACCTCTGATTCACCAAAAGCAAGGCCTGACATGTCTGATGTGGTGAAAACTCTTGAAGGAATGAATGTTATAAATACTCTGGTCGTTCAATTAGAATCAGATGACTTGACAGGAGTCACTTCTGATGAGATGGCGCTGAGTCATTTCTCGGTCAACTACTTAGAAATTGTGACAGACCCAGGCAATGCACCTACCACCTCGGAAAATGAGGTTACCATGATTTCTGAATCTTGCGAATTGATTTCTGTTGCAAAGGATGATAAAAGTGGAGACGAGAAAGATGGGGTTGTATTTCAATCCTCTGGTCATTTTTCACTAATGGAGGTAAATAATACCAAAAGTACTGCAGTTATTTGGGATTACATTGCTGCTCCCAAAGATTTAAAGCGTGATGTAGGCCAAGATGAGATTCCAATTCGTTCCTCTCATGTTGCATCTGATAGTACTAAATTGCATTCTCATGTAAAGGCTTCCATTGGTGAGGGAGCAGACGATTCTAAGTCGTCGGTGATCTGCACAAATATTCCAACATCAGAGACACTTGTATCATATGCCAAGGAAGCATCAACTTCTTCAACCTTAGATGATATCACTGAGCTGGGAGACGAAGATGAGCTCGAGTATATTAAACCCCATTTTGAAGAAGGGAAGTATCATATTGAATGTTCAAATGAAGAATTCAAAGTCGGATGTAACAAATGGAAGAATTCCCTGGTGGGATATTTTTTGAGTGAGGACGGAACTTTTGACGTTGATAAAGAGGTGGTGGCTGAAGTTGTACTCCGAGAAACGATGGTAAATGTTTCTGTATTCTCCATCAGAAATGAGTATTATCTGTTTCCATTCAGTCGTGTTGAAGATAGGACTAAAGTTTTAGAATCATCAAGCCTTCTGCATATTAAGGGTAACCCATTAGTTCTCATAAAATGGGACTGGAAACTGACATTCGACAAAGCTGAAACCATGAAATGCATTCCAATTTGGGTGAAGATTTATAACTTGCCTCTATTCCTTTGGAATCCATCATGTCTGAGTAAGGTCGTCAGCGCATTCGGAATTCCTATATGTGCTGATCAGAAAACCAAAAAGCAACATCGGCTGGATTATGCACGGGTTTACATGAAAGTAACTGCCAGTAAACCATTGTTGGACAGTTTTCTTATTTCAGTTAAAGGAATTGACTATCTACTCAACTTGGAATATGATTGGAAACCTCTAAGGTGTACCAATTGTTTTACATTTGGGCACACCGAGTTGAAATGCAAACTAAAACTCGAAGTGAAACAAGATTAG
- the LOC113283843 gene encoding protein EARLY RESPONSIVE TO DEHYDRATION 15-like isoform X2 produces the protein MVMDIMSAPTLSTSSLNPNAPLFVPRAYQAVEDYSDEWWELIQSSPWFRDYWLKECFQDPSQYSPSSDDHLFNNIDEAVFDAFTNHEDDVEDQEEEVEKNYYKDLISFGVLKWRKSQGLAEKSPKYEKAPKFVKMQVNPRPIQQPR, from the exons ATGGTAATGGATATCATGTCTGCTCCAACATTGTCAACTTCATCACTGAATCCGAATGCTCCATTGTTCGTACCAAGAGCTTACCAAGCTGTTGAGGATTACTCAGATGAATGGTGGGAGCTCATCCAATCTTCACCCTGGTTCCGTGATTACTGGCTCAAAGAATGCTTCCAAGATCCTTCTCAGTACTCTCCTTCTTCAGATGATCATCTCTTCAATAACATCGATGAAGCCGTCTTCGATGCATTCACCAATC atgaggatgatgtgGAAGATCAGGAGGAAGAAGTGGAGAAGAATTACTACAAGGATCTGATTTCGTTCGGAGTTCTGAAATGGAGGAAATCTCAAGGTCTTGCTGAGAAAAGCCCCAAGTATGAGAAAGCTCCTAAGTTTGTTAAGATGCAGGTTAACCCAAGGCCCATCCAGCAACCTAGGTAG